From a region of the Ostrinia nubilalis chromosome 18, ilOstNubi1.1, whole genome shotgun sequence genome:
- the LOC135080851 gene encoding uncharacterized protein LOC135080851, with protein sequence MEKLLQKQQLVTEGIEKIVVNFKKDTSRRKTPEYAQKRLEALESLWSEFEINHKQLLLSVDQSDDYFTTNAYQTLKRTYLSMKDALQKLLESNITAEQTEAGTLSKSDELINLQNTNFRAFSRMVRNIDIESITEKWELEDKLQMLQSRWRVIDDTHWQIDNVLIGTDLNYEEQFSKHEAEFETTKRELHRKLNATTHQQRSLPPIEIPTFTGNYAQWPTFMDLYCEAIHNNAMLTQGQKMQHLKGKLRGEAERIVQHLTVSAENYDACWEILTHRYNNKQLLFTRQIQTFMNQPSIQQQTSYELKRLYDTSLETIHAIHNLGIETITWDPILVHILTTKLDSETYASYMETRKQPRELPSLDEFMEFLQRKFTALEPINKKKQQNTSAAKPTPSKDNTSTSPRTPYASTSNKPKNYFGKTYHVNAERICPLCKSDHFLLYCQSFKQMSSETKLKTISQLNICTNCMYSHNGKKCTSIKRCRVCNNQHHTSLHDVLREVDSSNSPTNATPQLPTTSTKSQRKANHVTGDYNEVLLATAQLKIRSADGTYLKLRCLLDQGSQINLITESAAQRLGLQRRKQNATISGIGFSTNQSNGTIQLVCESLFGDYTFTTEALIMSKMMTNLPNYTFDKQQWPHLRNINLADPDYNVSRPIDILLDAGIYADIIMAGILRGSPEAPIAQQTKLGWVLMGNVKTFNCHVILNNIDDISRFWEMEEIMETRPESTDGHYCETLYNNTTRRRDDGRYEVKIPMKPNYEQHLGTTKPQAIAQFKQLEKRLAKDEQLAKSYKAFIHEYLKLKQMKKCTISREPSCILPHHGVVRPDSTTTKLRVVFNASANTSSGHSLNALMEGGPNIQQDLQAIIMRWRTYQFVYTADIEKFYRQILVREEDQHLQKIVWRDSTADLITEYQLCTVTYGTKAAPFLAMRTIKQLIKDDGHEYPLASNILEHQLYVDDLLGGSNTIEVAQATQTELINMMKGGGFNLRKWASNSPSLLQNLPENLINQNMINFKHAETNKTLGINWNPSTDQFTFKHNEDGKTDVTTKRGLLSDISKLYDPLGWLSPD encoded by the exons ATGGAAAAATTACTTCAGAAACAACAACTCGTAACGGAGGGGATCGAGAAGATCGTGGTCAACTTTAAAAAGGACACCTCACGCCGCAAGACGCCGGAGTACGCCCAAAAACGCCTGGAAGCTCTGGAGTCGCTATGGAGTgagtttgaaatcaatcataAACAACTTTTACTGTCTGTAGACCAATCAGACGACTACTTTACTACCAACGCTTATCAAACTTTGAAAAGGACGTACCTATCCATGAAGGACGCCCTCCAAAAACTTTTGGAATCCAACATAACCGCTGAACAAACCGAGGCTGGAACATTGTCGAAATCGGACGAACTCATCAACCTACAGAACACCAACTTTCGAGCCTTCTCTCGTATGGTTCGCAACATTGACATCGAATCCATCACCGAGAAGTGGGAACTCGAAGACAAGCTACAAATGCTACAATCCCGTTGGAGAGTCATCGACGATACACACTGGCAAATTGACAACGTTTTGATCGGTACCGACTTAAACTACGAAGAACAATTTTCAAAACATGAAGCAGAGTTTGAAACCACCAAACGAGAACTGCACCGCAAACTTAATGCTACCACCCACCAGCAACGTTCTCTGCCGCCCATCGAGATACCTACATTCACTGGAAACTATGCTCAGTGGCCAACTTTTATGGATTTATATTGTGAAGCAATCCACAATAATGCCATGCTAACACAGggccaaaaaatgcaacatCTCAAGGGAAAGCTCAGAGGCGAAGCAGAGCGCATTGTTCAACACCTAACTGTGTCAGCGGAAAACTATGATGCCTGTTGGGAAATCCTCACCCACCGCTATAACAACAAACAACTACTTTTTACAAGACAAATCCAAACCTTCATGAATCAACCATCGATTCAACAACAAACCTCGTACGAGTTGAAACGACTCTACGACACCAGTTTGGAAACTATACATGCAATACACAACTTGGGTATTGAAACAATAACATGGGACCCCATCCTTGTTCACATATTAACTACAAAACTTGACTCCGAGACATACGCTTCATACATGGAAACAAGAAAACAACCGAGAGAACTCCCTAGCCTTGACGAATTCATGGAGTTTCTACAACGTAAATTCACCGCTCTGGAACCTATAAACaagaaaaaacaacaaaacacaTCTGCTGCAAAACCTACTCCATCGAAGGACAACACTTCAACCTCGCCTAGAACACCATATGCGAGTACTTCAAACAAACCTAAAAACTATTTCGGTAAAACTTATCACGTCAACGCAGAAAGAATTTGTCCATTGTGCAAAAGCGACCATTTTCTGCTTTACTGCCAATCGTTCAAGCAAATGTCATCGGAGACGAAGTTGAAAACAATTTCGCAACTTAACATATGCACTAATTGCATGTACTCACACAATGGCAAGAAGTGCACCTCAATCAAACGATGCCGCGTTTGCAACAATCAACACCACACTTCATTGCACGACGTATTGCGAGAAGTGGACTCATCAAATTCGCCGACAAACGCGACACCGCAACTACCTACGACCTCCACGAAGTCACAACGCAAGGCGAATCATGTTACCGGCGATTACAATGAAGTTTTACTTGCTACAGCCCAACTAAAAATTAGGTCAGCTGATGGAACTTACCTAAAACTGAGATGTTTGCTTGATCAAGGATCACAAATAAACTTGATAACAGAATCAGCTGCTCAACGTCTAGGGCTGCAACGTAGAAAACAAAACGCAACTATATCTGGTATTGGATTTTCGACCAATCAAAGTAACGGAACGATTCAACTTGTGTGTGAATCACTATTTGGAGATTACACATTTACAACTGAAGCACTCATCATGTCAAAAATGATGACCAACCTCCCCAACTACACATTTGACAAGCAACAATGGCCTCATCTACGCAACATCAACTTGGCCGATCCAGACTACAATGTTTCTCGGCCAATTGATATCTTACTGGATGCTGGTATCTATGCAGATATCATCATGGCGGGCATACTACGAGGTTCTCCGGAAGCACCCATTGCACAACAAACTAAACTTGGGTGGGTGTTGATGGGAAACGTCAAAACTTTCAACTGCCACGTCATTCTCAACAACATTGACGACATTTCACGATTCTGGGAAATGGAGGAAATCATGGAAACACGCCCTGAGTCAACAGATGGTCACTATTGCGAAACTCTATACAACAACACTACACGCCGACGGGACGACGGGCGCTATGAAGTGAAAATCCCCATGAAACCGAATTATGAACAACATTTGGGCACAACAAAGCCACAAGCCATTGCCCAATTCAAACAACTAGAGAAACGACTAGCTAAGGATGAACAGCTGGCTAAAAGCTACAAAGCATTCATTCATGAATACCTAAAACTTAAACAAATGAAGAAATGCACAATATCACGCGAGCCCAGCTGTATTCTACCTCATCATGGAGTCGTCAGACCCGATTCCACTACTACTAAACTCCGTGTCGTTTTCAACGCTTCTGCCAACACATCATCAGGTCACAGCCTCAACGCGTTGATGGAAGGTGGCCCAAACATTCAACAAGATCTTCAAGCTATCATTATGCGCTGGAGAACCTATCAGTTCGTGTACACAGCTGACATCGAGAAGTTCTACAGGCAAATACTAGTACGTGAAGAAGATCAACATTTACAAAAAATCGTGTGGCGAGATTCGACAGCAGACCTTATCACAGAGTACCAACTTTGCACTGTTACGTACGGTACGAAGGCTGCGCCATTCTTAGCCATGCGCACTATTAAACAACTTATCAAGGATGATGGTCATGAGTACCCTCTCGCCTCCAACATTTTGGAACATCAATTGTACGTAGACGACTTGCTGGGCGGAAGCAACACAATTGAAGTGGCGCAAGCGACACAAACTGAACTTATCAACATGATGAAAGGCGGAGGATTCAACCTTCGCAAATGGGCTAGTAATAGtccttcattactacaaaactTACCTGAAAATCTCATCAATCAAAACATGATCAACTTTAAACATGCGGAAACAAACAAAACACTCGGTATTAACTGGAATCCGAGCACAGATCAATTTACATTCAAACATAACGAAGACGGCAAGACTGACGTCACAACAAAACGGGGATTGCTATCGGACATATCCAAACTGTACGACCCACTTGGATGGCTATCACCT GATTAA
- the LOC135080531 gene encoding electron transfer flavoprotein subunit beta, which translates to MSRVLVGVKRVIDYAVKIRVKPDKSGVVTDGVKHSMNPFDEIAVEEAVRMKEKKLASEVVAVSCGPAQAQETLRTALAMGADRAIHVEVAGKEYETLQPLHVAKILAKLSQDEKADIIIVGKQAIDDDSNQTAQMTAAILDWPQGTFASKVEKTDAGLTVTREIDGGLEVIKTKLPAVLSADLRLNEPRYATLPNIMKAKKKPLKKVTAKDLGIDLAPRIKVVSVEDPPVRQAGSVLPDVDTLVSKLKEGGHV; encoded by the exons ATCCGTGTAAAACCAGACAAGTCTGGTGTGGTGACGGATGGCGTGAAGCACTCTATGAACCCCTTCGACGAGATCGCCGTGGAGGAGGCGGTCCGCATGAAGGAGAAGAAACTGGCCAGTGAGGTGGTGGCCGTGTCCTGCGGCCCCGCACAGGCACAA GAAACCCTCCGAACAGCATTGGCCATGGGTGCGGACAGAGCCATCCATGTGGAAGTAGCCGGTAAAGAGTACGAGACCCTCCAGCCCCTTCATGTAGCTAAAATCTTGGCTAAACTCTCTCAGGATGAGAAAGCTGATATTATCATTGTTGGAAAACAG gCAATTGATGATGATTCCAACCAGACTGCACAGATGACTGCTGCAATATTAGACTGGCCACAGGGAACATTCGCGTCCAAA GTGGAGAAGACCGACGCGGGATTGACGGTGACGCGCGAGATCGACGGCGGGCTCGAAGTCATCAAGACCAAGTTGCCGGCCGTACTCAGCGCAGACCTGCGCCTCAACGAGCCTCGATATGCCACATTGCCCAATATCATG AAAGCCAAAAAGAAGCCACTGAAGAAGGTGACAGCCAAGGACCTCGGCATCGACTTGGCGCCGAGGATAAAGGTGGTTTCCGTGGAGGACCCGCCCGTGCGCCAGGCCGGATCCGTGTTGCCCGATGTGGACACCTTGGTGTCTAAGCTCAAGGAAGGTGGTCACGTTTGA